The Hippopotamus amphibius kiboko isolate mHipAmp2 chromosome 13, mHipAmp2.hap2, whole genome shotgun sequence sequence GGGACATAAAAAAGTCAGTGCTGATTAGAGGAAGACAACTAATCATTTATAGAAAGGATTCTGGTAATAGattaactaaataaaatacatacggTATCAGTCTCAGAGTGGTACAGTGACACTGTCAGAAGGTTGAAGTTCATACCAAACAGCTTGAGGGAAGTCTGTGGAGAGAGCATTTTTAAGATTGGAAAAGGGAAGTGACATAGAGAAAATCGGTTGCAATTCCATACTTAATTCTTGGGGAAAAAATCACATATCTAATTcaggattaaaaagaaatatgagtgACTGTGGTGCAGCTGACACAGCTGGATGAGCTGGGTGAACTGGGGTCACCTTCAGGGACCCCTAAGGTGAGTGTCTTTTGGATGGGGGTATGAGGTTCCTTCAACACGTTCATATTAGGGTCTGGAGAGAGTAGGGTGGGTGGCATTAGAGGACAAGAAAGGCCAGAGGTACATAAAACTTTACAGTCGAAGTACAAgttataagtaaaaataataaatatgcaatattaaatgtctttatttctcaatCAGCAGATTGAGCACATTTGGCAATTGGCCAGTAGCTCTGCCTTATCGATCAAAGGACGGATAACCTATAAGGGGCTTATGTTCTGCACAAAAGATAACTACATTTTAGGGGTGTTGTAAATGAAATAGATTCTCCCCAGGTTCTCCTCCCTCCTAACTGAACCGTACAATGTGCTCGTCTTTCCTTTCTTCGTTGAAGAGCCTATACTTAAGTATGGTGAACCATGGAGATGATTAATTGTTTCATAACAGAAATTATAAGTAGTTCTCATTTTCATCGGAATGTCGCCTAgttgttaaaaaaattagtaaacagaAACAGAAGTCTTCCTTTAATGTTATTCATGTTTCACTGAAGAGAAGCATTCAGGAAACATGATTTTTTGCAGATGCCACTTGTGTATTCAAGGGGTGGGAGGTAGGGAGTGGGGAGGTGCAGAACGTTGTTTAAAATTCAGGAAGCGCCGTTTCTTCCACTGTACTGTTCCTACTTCTCCAAGAGtgaatcattttcaaatattgctGCTACCTTTGTTCCTGAACTGAGGGACCTCAGGACCCCTTCCTAAACCAACTCACCTATCATACTGATAAGTCAACATGTTCCTCCTACACGCGGTTTACACtatcttcatgtattttttttctcattttcctgcaATTAttgcttccttctcccttctttaaTCTGTAtttgatttctctctcctctACCACTGCAAACTactaatattatttccattttccctctGTCACTGCGGGGTTCCCACTTAGTGGAGTGCTCCTCCATGCTTTAGACACTAAGAATGAGGGAAAGCAAATCAGAGTGCTCTAAGCCAGGTAAGAAGCCTTACACTGGGTGAGTGTAGAAGCCTGACTGCTTATGCTGAGCCTTTGTTTACTCACAGCCATGATGGAGTCCAACAAGATGACCATCAACTTGGCCCTCTTTGGCATGACTCAAAGTGGAAAAAGTTCTGCTGGGAACATTCTTCTGGGAAGCACTGACTTCTATAGCAGCTTTGCTCCATGTTCTGTGACCAGAGATTGTAGTCTGGGCCGCAGCTGTCACATCCACAGCTTTATGCGTCGAGGGGGGCAAGAGGTAACCCTGCAGGTGCAGGTGCTGGACACTCCAGGTTGTCCCCACAGCGGACTGAGCAAAGAGCATGTGAAACAGGAGGTCAGGGAGGCCCTGGCACATCACTTCGGGCAAGAGGGTCTGCACCTTGCACTGCTGGTCCAGAGAGCGGATGTGCCTCTCTGTGGACAGGACGAATCTTCCCCAGTCCACATGATCCAGGTAATAAATATGAAGAGGCAATGACAGTAATGACATTATTTCCATTGGAAGGAAATTATCTTAACAGGAAAGAACTATGAAAAAACTGGTTAAAAGAGTAGTTTTAAAGCTCATCTAAAACAAGTGCTGGGCACATAGAAATAACTGGT is a genomic window containing:
- the GIMD1 gene encoding GTPase IMAP family member GIMD1, with translation MMESNKMTINLALFGMTQSGKSSAGNILLGSTDFYSSFAPCSVTRDCSLGRSCHIHSFMRRGGQEVTLQVQVLDTPGCPHSGLSKEHVKQEVREALAHHFGQEGLHLALLVQRADVPLCGQDESSPVHMIQELLGHAWKNYTAILFTHAEKIEEAGSNEDEYLHKASDTLLTLLNSIQRRYIFQYKKGNSLNEQRLKILGRIMEFIKQNCYQVLTFKI